In the genome of Magnolia sinica isolate HGM2019 chromosome 2, MsV1, whole genome shotgun sequence, one region contains:
- the LOC131229507 gene encoding ribonuclease TUDOR 1-like: MRRKILQRDVEIEVETVDRIGTFLGSLWESKTNMAVVLLESRLERLQTTFGADRIPDSHLLAKVEQSAKNQRLKIWENHVEGQEATNGSSVAETKQKEVLKVLCDFCLSDALFYFSRWIIDLPS, encoded by the exons ATGAGAAGAAAGATCTTGCAGAGGGATGTAGAG ATTGAAGTCGAAACAGTTGATAGAATTGGAACCTTCTTGGGTTCTTTATGGGAATCAAAGACCAACATGGCTGTGGTTCTTCTAGAGTCTAGGCTGGAAAGGCTTCAAACTACTTTTGGTGCTGACAGGATTCCTGATTCTCACCTACTTGCAAAGGTTGAGCAGTCTGCAAAAAACCAGAGATTGAAG ATTTGGGAAAATCATGTTGAAGGACAGGAAGCTACTAATGGGTCATCAGTGGCTGAGACCAAACAGAAGGAAGTGCTTAAGGTGCTGTGTGATTTTTGCTTGAGTGATGCCTTGTTTTATTTCTCTAGGTGGATAATTGACTTGCCTTCCTGA